Within Leishmania infantum JPCM5 genome chromosome 35, the genomic segment GATCATAGTTCAGCCTGCCACTCCTGTTTCCTTTTTATCAGCCTCCTTGTTGTGTAACGGgggaaagagaggcagagggagggctGGGAATGCACCACTGGCACCGTGAAGCCGATGCTCTCCGAGAGCACAGGAGTGATGTACCTCGCACTGTATCGCACGGCTTCACAAAAGAGGGATCTGCacccgcgacggcggcgggtcGTCTCATTCATGTGTAACTAAGCGTTTCTTTTCCGTTTAGGCGGCAGCCCTACTTCGAATCTGTCCCCACGCATCGCTGGACCTACTTCCTTGACGCAGATGTCGCTCATCTTCggcgcttttttttcttcgtcaTGATCGTCACCCTCACGccactctccccctctccttccccccccccacacacacacacttgatgcacatgcacacatgaGAAGTTTTGTACACTCGAGCGCATGCAAAGACCCCCTCTCATCGAccgacgaaaaaaaaaacagcgaTGGCCAAGTTagagcagcgcagccttCAAAAGCCACGAGGGGAGCCAAAGCACAAGCTGGACTCTCTCAAGGCTAAGACCGGCGCCAAGCAGAGGTGGGACAAGAAGatgaaggagaaggagcgcattcagcgcgtgcgcaacTTGTCTCAGCAGCTCAAGGATGAGATCAACACGGAGCAGAAACGAGCCGCAGAGGCTCGCAAGGCAAATCAGCAGCGAAAGatcgaaaacgaaaagaagagcaTGGTTGTTCAGAACATCAAGAACGAAAAGGCAATTCGAAAGCTGAGCCCGAagcaccgccgtgccgcgCGCATCTTCATGCTGCATGAGCTCAACTAGAGACAGTAGTGGCCGCTGCTTGTTTACGCTCACCTTGTTCTGTTTTACCTcatcttttcttttcgccccTGCCGATGCTGCGAGTTTATCGGCatttttttgtgcgtgtgtacacCATCCCTGTTCAGCTTAGATATGACGAGTAAGCTGATAATGTCAGGCGCTACATACAAGGGCAATCGTGTGCCGTCTTCTTAGTTTCACTGGTCGTACGCGACTCTCTTGTGTGTGGAAGGTTGGCCTTCCTTGGTGCTGCGCCGAGCACTGACAACAAATCAAAGCAGTGCTGTTGTATTTACCCATGGTATTACGAGAGCCTACATGGCAGAAGTCACCCAAGCGAGCAGCCACTTCAGTTACACAATGCCAGAACTGTGGTCGACTTCCTAGAGTGTCCGTCTCTAGACAcctgctccccctccccgttcGCTCCTCTCCGCACGCTCCCATAGTCTCCGCacactctccctctccttccatCTCCATACACCGTActtcggcctcctcctctgcgcccttgctgccgttgcttctcctccgcctcacgcgcAGGAAAGgttgttttctttcgctgcgttcgccccccctccctgtctCGCTCACTGCATTCGACTCACATGCTGTAGTTGCACTATCGCTCGCTGGCTGAAGCTTTGGTGTACCTGCGATAAGTGAAGTGGTGGGAACGGTGCAGCAACGCAGAACGCAGATGTAAtgctgcttttcttttccgccTTTGTCGCTTTCTATCAGTCTGTAATCTGTCGGACGAGCAACCACCGGTCATACGAGGTGTGTGGACTGTTTTCTTATTATTTCTTTGAGGCTCCTGTGCGACCACCGGTAccctcgtcatcgctgcctgCTCCCCCTTTCTTCCCCCTGCTCGCATCTGCCTTGGAATCAGTCGCTGCTCTgttttcctctctctgccctcgTCTCATCCCTTATCATCGAAAAGGGCCGCCAGGAAAGACACGGCAGATAAAGGGCACGCGTAGCGTCACACGACTCGTGTGAaaggtgtctgtgtgtacactattttttttttcgttcatcacttctttccctcccttttGTCTGCTCCCCAGACGCCTCACCTTTCTCCCTCACTGCATCGTTCGGGTCGTCCTTCGAAGGGGATCTCGCTTGCTCTCTGTGTAATCTGCAGCAGAGCCGCGTGTCTCCCTTGGGcatcgtgcgtgtgtgtgtgtccctaTCGGTGTCCGTTTTCCACCCCAGCATTGCTTCCTCCCTTCGtgtctcttctccctttgGGGGATTTCTTCTTCACTctgtgctgttgctgttgcacTTCATTTTTCACAGATAGAGTAGCTCTTGGTAGCAGTAGCTGCCCGCAtagaccccccccctttaCGTcaccctctccttccttttagtctctcaccccctcctgTTGGTTCGCCGCCCCTCCTCAACCTCACAAGCGGCACGGAAACCGttgccgtcctcctcctcttgtgtTTCCGCAACATTGCTTGCTTTTcatttttgttgttgctgtcgttGAGCAGTTGGGGCCAACCGCGCTTCGGGGACGCGacacgcatacgcgcacgcaccctcGGCCAGAAGCACACCGACGCATCGTATGGATACACGGTGCTGCACCCCGCCGTCGattggcggcggtgatgatcTCTTTTTAGCCTCCTGCCGGCATCAGCTGTTCGTGAACGAGGAAGACGATCACGAGGTGGAGAAcacggcgctggaggcgagTGTGACCTTGCGACCGTCCGACAGCTTTCCGCGTCTCTCCCAATCGCACGCATCTGAGGAGACTCGGCCGAGCGACCCACTCGACACCAACGTGGAGCTTCCCTCGCCCATTCGCCTGCCACGCTCTCCGCGACGCGCCTTTCAGCCTATCCCGATCAACCTCCCCGGCGACAACTGCTTCGGCCGAACCGCCTTTCAGGGCTGGCCAGTGGAAGCGACTGCCAGCGACGGCATCACAAGCACACCCTGGCGGCCCCCGACCACGTCGGGGCagcccagcgccgcccccgcagcagcaccagcagcccaTGCGAGCATGGCACATCTGCAGACACCGGAAGTGCAGCGCACAAACTACGCCGTGGCCACTCCCAACATGATGGGGCACCTCCTCTACACGCCGCAGATATCGCCGGTGTGCCAGGCCTGGCGAACCAGCCTGGATACCGAGCTTGACAGCGTGAACACACGCTGGGCAGCCGACCAGCTGCCGTCCCTTACAACGCTCATCGACAACGCCCTCTACGTTGGCGGCTTTCCAGATTCGCagacggtgccgcagctgtacGCGCTGGGCATCCGCCACATTGTCAACTGCTGCGCGCAGGACATTCGCACAGCCCCAGAAGTGGCTGAGAGCTTTCACCTGCACTACTTCGAGTCATATGACTCGGAGGAGTACTTGATTCTCCACCGCGACTACGACGCGTTCGCTGGACTGATGTCCACCATTCTAGAAAATGGAGAGAAGGCCTTCGTGCACTGTATCGCCGGCGTGAATCGCAGTGTCGTGCTGTGCGCGGCGTTCCTCATGGACCGTCTCTCGCTGAATCCGGTGGAAGCGGTTCGTGTGTTCCGTGCCAATGGTCGCATGCGCATCTTGGACAACAAAGGCTTCCGCCATCAGCTCATTGACCACTACCTGCAAAGCATAGAGCCACAGAACGCAAGGGTAGGGCTGCTGTAAAAGGAAGAGACGGCCAAGTGTGAATGCTTCTTCTTTTAGCTTCTACTGTCGGTGACTTTtgctttctttcgccctcccctccccgttGGCGGCAGTAGTTTCTCCTGCCTATCACCCTCTCAAGGCGCGTTGCGAACCGTTTGTGTTGATTCGCTGATACTCAagcgcatctgctgctgtttcACCGTGCTGAAAGGCGGCACCACTCTCCTCCTCACCTTCACTCGCGCGCAGCGACGGACGCTTGTTACATTGCCACGCACACGGGAGAAAGTCCACTCCGTAATGCGCGCACCGagacgccgtgctgcgctTATCGTGTctgctgcctcctctctctctcatgtgtatgtgtgtgtgtgtgtgtgtgtgtcgatgCTGATTGCTGCCGGATCGTTTCGTTTTGGTTTCGTTTCTCTGGTGCTGTTCTTCTGTGTTGttccccgcccccccccgtgGTCGACGTGTCTTGTCCTTGCTGCCGACGGAGCTGTTCTTTTCGATGTAGTTGGTAGATGGACACAcagatgcgtgtgtgtggttgtgtgcCCCCTAGTCGCCTCTTTGGGCCCTTTCTTGGTTGTttggacacacacacatacacacatagaCACTTACACgggcaagagagaaaacaacgcaaagggaagggggtcTGAAGGAAAGACGCGTTGTCACCGGCTCTCCACTCACATGCTCGGTGGGTAGGAGAGGCATGTGCGGTCGCAGAAGCGCTGTGTTGCTACGGCTGCTGAATGTGCAACCCGTCTGCGTTGCTtcgcgccccccccctgtaTTGTACACTGGTGTGCGGGAGATGCTTGCTAGAGAAAAGCAGAGGTGTGGGTGTATGCTCTCAGCGCTGTTGTTGGAGTCTTGCGTCTTCATTGTCGAAAACTCAGATGAAGCACACAGCCATGCAGTCAGAGAGGacagcgtgtgcgcctgtggtTCCTGGTCAGATCCTTTTTGTTtgcagttttttttttcgttttcgttctCCCGGCATTTTCCCCACTCACCAGCCGCGCGTCTACTCCACGGGCAGCAAATGCGCGTATGCACGCGTATATCTAGACCTCCATGGAGCCTGACCCGAAGTCTGGCGttgtggttgctgtcgttttACGGCTCATTTTCCTCTTGTACATTTCTGTGTCTTCGTTCTTGCCATCTACTTTGTTTCCACTACTCTCTCGTTCTCGCAGCCCCGATCAGAAGAAGGCGGAATCACCCGGGTTGACCAACGCCCCACTCACGCATCCATGTCCTCGTCATGGGCCGGCACAAGTCACTTGCGGATTTTGTTAGTGTTCGTAAGGGCTGATGCACACGCTCGATCATGGATCGCCTTTATGGAAAGGAAGTGGGAATTCGGGCAGCGcaaggcggtggcgtcgcctCTCTTACCCCGTCCTCTCCCTTGCAGTGGACAATAACGGTGTTCACTTGCCGGGCTATTTTGATACGCACTCGCAACAacagcagagaaaaaaaatggTATACCCAAGTGAACGGCAGAAGGCATGTCTAAGAGTATCTGtcctctctccgtctccgaACCTCTGCGAACCCTCTCCTAACTCTCCCCCCTCAACCTCCTGTTGCTCTCTTTCACCTGTTccttcagcgccgtcaccggtCAGCTGGAATCAGGACAAGGAAGGCGCTTACGGTGCACCTGTTCACCACATAAAATACTTCTTGCgctttctccctcccctccccctgttATCTCCGTCGCAGCGATGCACGCAAACGTATCGCCTGGCCGCTCCTTCCGTGTTGACCCGTTCACCTTCCTCGTGCCAGGCGGCCCCGGCCATCATGGTAGCAATGGATCCTCGCCGGCTGAACCGATGACCCTGCGCCGGATAGCGCACGAGGTGGTCGGCATTCCTATAGAAGAACTGCGCGCCGTAAATGAGGACCCGCTGGCGAGCATGCCCGCCGATGCGGTTCTCGAGCCCGGCACGAAGGTGAGGTTGCCTGTGGTCTTGGACTATCAGGGCAGTCCCTACGGAATGGCGCTGCACCTGGGTAGTgccgaggcgcagctgcaggactGTGAGGCGCTCCTCGACTCTCTCGTGAGCTCGTGGGAGGGCGAATATGGCTCTCACAGTTTGGAGTGCCTTCCTCCACGTAAGGTGTGCTCGCAGACGGAGGCGGTGTTGGCCAAGGTGCACGAGGAGGCGATTCGGCAACTGCCCAAGGTCGACGCGGGTCTTCAGCGGTTGGGGAGCAGAGAGTCAAAgctgccgcttctggtggAAGTCGGGGCGATCAAGGCAGCCGAGCGCGCCATTGAGGAGTCGTTCCAGCGAGCCGTCGCGGGGCTCGAGAGTTTCAAGAAGGAAAATGAAGCTTGTGGAAGAGTCGCCCCGGCATCGTTGAGCTCTAACGACCTCACCCCGGCTTCCCTTCACACGAAGcgcgacgagggcgaagacTACTGCGTCCTGCACACGCATCGGTGGGAGTTCGCGGTTCATGGAGTGCGCTCGAAGGAACCGCGGGAGGTTTGGGCGGTGCTCTCCTGCCAGCCgctcgtggcgctgctggacgcgATCGACTGCCCGGCAACACGAGACCCGCTCACCACCTCCCGAAATGCCTTCTTCTTCATCCACGGCGTCTTCTACATCGACGACCGGCATCGAGCACAAGCGGACTTTGTCGACCTCAGCGAGGTTATCCGGGGGAACGATCCTTTGCAGGACGCGTCGAGCTTTCACGCTCCCGAGCACCAGGGCTTTTCTCGGTGCCCCGTGAAGAGCGCAGCAGAGACCGCGTTCAAGGACCTCAACATCAAGATGGGTGAGTCGTgcctgctgcggcactgcGGCGGATGCGACCACTACTTCTTCCTGTCGCATGCCCGAAGCCTAAGCGGCTACCCGCGCAAGGAGCGACATGAGTTCCCGCACCGTGTGGCCAAAGTACGAGACCAGGCAAGGCGGTGTCTGCTCTGTCGATTGTTTCCGGCCACGATCGCGCTCTACGAGGACCCACTTTCACCTGAGAGTCCGGCCTTTTACTGCGCGGTGTGCTTTGATCTTCTACACAGCGGCGACACCcccgaggaggcggcgcagtaCCAGCGGCGCGAAGCGAAGGACTTTGGTGAGGTTTACTTCAAGGCGACGTAGCCTTCCAcccagcgcacacgcgcccccTTACTTTGGCACCGTTTAGCGTCTTTCTCGTCCACAGCGACGGCTGCGTGTCGGCAACGAGTGTCTTGAATCGTTCCAAACTTACACAAAATGCACAAAAGAGAAAAAACGGGATGGCTcgaccctcctcctccctcagcTTCACTGTGAGCGGCGAGGTTGGGGTCGGCACACGTGGTGCTACTCATAGAGCAAATAgggctggggggggggtaagcTGCCTGTAGGTGCACATACTCTGCTGTGCGGTGTATctcactccctctcccttcctgaGTGTGAGTGGTGTCTTAGACAACAGACTCGCTGGGCGCGtgcacatacatatataaTGCTGCCACAAACTTCTTTGTTTTTACTCCCTCGCCCCTCTCCGCatcctctcgctctctctacGGCTGtctttttgtgttttcgCCTTGGATCTCCTCCCTTCCACTGTCTCCTCTGCATTTGTGGGGGGAAACCACAGTTCCATCGCGTTTTTTTACTCTGCACACAaacgtacgcacacacgcgccgctctcccttcgccccctccacccacttaccccccccccctactccctccctcccaagTCTCCTACCTACCTAGAGGGGCTTTCGAAAGTGTCACTCTACACCCACACGTGTTTCCTTGGCAATCTCACGTGCGCAAAATCGTCCACCCTAACACTCTCTCGCTCGGACGAGATAGATTTGGTTACGGCAGGGTGCTCATTACTTGGGTTTCTCTGAAAGGTGAAGGCATGTGATGTTTGGGGTttgagctgcgccgccgtttGTTGCCCCCGTGTGCATGTCTACTTTcatgtgtgcctgtgtcttTTTCGTGAAGCGTTCATCAGCAGTTGTACCGTATCATGTTCTCTGTTTCCGAGCACCGGCTGCCATGCGACGCCCTGTACTCGCGCATTAGCGCCAGTCGTTCCAAACCCCTTGTGGGTttcggcggccgcgacgccTCTATCCACGTCTACCCATTCATGGGATATACGCGGACTGCCTGGCTGCAGGGTCTATCGGAGCCTATCACAGCCCTCGGCTTTGACCCGGACCAGACGTCCGTGGTGGGCGGAagcgacgccggcaagcTGCAAATGTGGGACATCGGCTctgaggaggtggtgcgtgTCTTCACGCGCGGCCACGCCTCCACCGTGACCGACATCGATGTCTTCCGCAGCGGGCAGTTCTTTGCGACCGTTTCAACGGATAGGATACTGCGCATCTGGGATGTGCGAAAGTCGTCTGGCCGGCAGTCCTACAAGGATGCCACCGCTCCATTATGTGCCGTGCAATTCTCGCCGAACGGCCGGTGGGTGGCCAccgggtgtgcgcgcggtATTGTGCGACTCTACGACCTCGTCGCTGGTAAGATTGTCCACAAGTTCGAACTGCACACCGGCGCCATCACGAGTCTCCACTTCCACCCGGACTTGTACTATTTAGTGGtgggcagcggtgacggTACGGTGTCGGTGTGGGATCTAGACTCCTTCGAGACGCGGttccacagcagcagccagcacACACCCATCGATGCCGTCCACTTCAGCGgcacgcgcctcctcgctaCATCGGATCACAACCTGCGTATCTTCGATACGTCGAACCTTAGTGACCGCACGGCAGTGTCGCTGGAGGCGCCGTGGATTATGATGGGTGACGTAGCCTACGCAAGCGCCACGGACGAAGCCTGGTTCGTGGAAACGGCCGGAGCGACGGCAATGAAGTGCAAGTTGTCCTTGCGCGACATCCGCCGTCCCGGCGAAGAGGCgcctcgcgcggcagcggcgccacccgcATCTGCTCTAGTACCTGCCTCGCCCTCCCAGCGAGTCCCGGTGGCGACGCTGAACAGCAACAGTTCGATCTTCGCGGATGCGCGAAAGAAACCTGCAAATGGGTCTCGGCTCAGCCCAATGGACTCACCGGCGAAAACAACGGAAAATGACATGGCGGAAAAGGAGTTGCGCGCGGAGACGTCGGCACCGACGGCTTCGACCCTGCCACGGCCAGCATTCAGTAGCGGTGGACCATCTTTCCCACCGAGATCCGCCCCGCCGTCGAGTGCAGGCGATTCAGAGCTACAGATGgtacagcagctgcgtcacgAGCACGGCACTGCCTCTACCacgctgcagaggcggctcAACACTctgcgcaccgtgcgcaCGCTCTGGATGCAGAACCAGCCTGAGGCAATGGCGCATGTGAGGCGGCTCTACGACGAGGGGCAGGAGTTTGGCCCGCTCTTCGATCTTCTAaccgtgctgcagcagcctcgCATGAAGGAGAAGTTGCTCACAGAGTCCATCGCTACTTTTTTGGACCTCGTCGAGATCGCTCTCAAGACGGACTACGAGCCGCTGATCTTGTTAGGACTGCGCACGCTTCGCAGCATTTCCACGAAGTTCCGCGCAAGGATGGAGGAGGCACAGCGGcgggcgcgcgcgtcgcagAGCACAGGCTACAACGATCCGCTCGGCATGAGTCAGCATCAGCGCATAACACAGAAGTTGCATAATTGCTGCCCGGTCGTCTTTGCGCTAGCGGAGCGCTGCGATGGCGTCGGAGAGGAGGCTAGGGCAGTCCTGCCAGacatgccgccgccgccgcgcactcAATAGACGTGTCCGACTGGTTGTCCTGGGCAGGGGGTACCTTCTAGCGGAAGAGCACGTAGCAGTACCGATACcgccaccagcaggcagtcgctgtgccgctgccgctcgtctgcttcttcttttttttgcctcCTCCATTGGTGTACATTTGTGagacgttttttttttctgacTTCACGTGCGCTTGGTTGCTTCCTTTTGGATGGAGTTGGATGACTGCTGCTCAGCGATGTATCTCCCTGCACTTTGATTTATCGTGTCGCTCTAGGTGATGGTGTGTACAGTGGTGCACTTCCCTAGTGCCGACCCTCGGTCCCATGCTATTGTTCCTCTCCCTTGTTTCTCCACCACAGAAGCGCTGTATTATGTCCTCCTCGTATTTATTtctgtgggtgtgggtgggtgggtgcagTCGTCCGTGCTCAGTGCACCTCTCTTCACGTCTCATTCCTTTCTTTAGATCTCTTTGCTGATTTGCGCACACGGGTAGGTGGGTGTGTCCGCTCGTCTTTTGTTTTGGCGCCGTGCTGATGCCTTTCTCTTTCACTTCGCCGGTGTGtcgttccccccccctcctcctccttcgacCACGTCCTGTTCTTgttctctcctttttcacatatatatatatgtattggttagagcacacacacacaccacacgtGCGCGCCCCCCTCATCCCCACCTCTCACCCCGACCTCACTCCTGCCTCTTTGTCTGGGAGCTGCCATGATGGCCCCATCCCCCACTTCTCTTTTGTTCGCCGTAGCGGAGATTTGGATGTCGGCTTGCCAAGTACCGGAACGCAACGGAACTCCAAAGCAAGACGAcgaaaaaacaaaagagacATGTGGTGATCCAAATCGAGCGACGCGCGCcgagaggaaaagagaaccGTCGCCTTGTGACTCTCCCGCGGTGTGGGAAGCGTACACTCGACCCTCGTGCCCCCTTTTTTATCAGCTTTACCTCTTCGTGGACAGCCCCGCCCGTGCCACCTGTCGCGGAAGGGACGAGTGAAGGGTGAAGCACACACAACTGCAGCGGTTGGCACCGTCACTTCCACGGTGCGTTCGGGGATAGATTCGGCTTGCTACTCCCTTTTCTGATCCTCTCTTTGTTTGCTCTCGTTTATGGGTATGTGTACCGAGGACTCCTCTCACTCACCTTACTCTCATACTGTCCTTGCCGCCCTGCAACACGCGCTGCCAGCCACCGGCATGCAATAGCACTAAAGTAGCTCATGTAATGTCCTCGTCGCAGTCTGAAGAGGTGAGCGCAGCGGTCAGGCCTCTCAGCACTGccgtgcaggaggcgctgcaggcgcccCAAGATGCCCAACGGCAGCCGCAACTGCAAAGCCCggctgcaccagcgccctAGTGTAGCCCCTCCCAATCCTGGACGCTTGATCTCGTGACTGAGCGCCTGCAGGCGTTCGAGAGCTTCATCATTCGACACACACGGGAGGAATCCTCTGGAGCGTTCGCGGGGGCCTCAGGCCAACTCGGCGAGCGTGAAACGAGCGCCGCGCGGTACATTCTGGCACCTGCCGGAACCGGCACCCTGGCCTTTTGTGGTCTGCTGAGTGCACAAAGGCTGGAAGTTCACCTCGACGCGCAAGGAACgggcggggcggcggtggagcagcgcctcgtgcaCCTGGAGGCAAAGCTGAATGCCTTGAGAAATgcagtggcgcaggcgccagCTGAAGTCCCCCATCGAAAACATTTTTTTTCCGCCGTGCATGCAAAACTTGAGGCGAGAATGTCATCTGTATGGGAGGTGGGCTCCTCCAGGAACGCATTCGAAGACGCAGATATGTCGCTCATCCATAACGtgacgcgcgcgctcgccgccATGAACGAGCGAGTcaaacagcagcacgcggagTTGGCGCGATGGCACCAGCAAAACGAGCAGATGCGCACGATGGTTATGCAGGTCAACTGGCGTGAGGAGGACAACCGTCAACTGCGCGATGCGCTGGCGAGCATTCGACAGCAGCTCGGACGTGTTGGCGTGCGTGGCAACGTTCCTATTCTGTGGTCACGCAGCGTAGAGTAAGGGACGACCGTTTGTGCAGTTGGAAAGAAAGCGCTGGCGGCACAtcttttttcgtttgtgtCCGCCCGACAACCACTCCTGCAAtcactctctctcacccTTTGATgacgggagggagggaacaCACCTCAGTGCGGTGGTGTAACAGAGCTCAGTGCCCCAGCCCTTCGGGTGCATGGGaagaagccaagcagcccctcctccatcccctgccaatgcagcgctgcactTCCTCTGGTGCTGGCAGGGTCCACGTGCCCACGACGTAGGGAAGCCAgtgcgctgcatcgcgacggatgtcggcggtgtgtcaggtcctggatggcgttgcgtcggagcggcctgcggcagtgccgacgcgtctgcgcggctccagcgcatccgtcacccggccctcaccaccgcctgctggtgtggggagcctgagcgccaccccctccctctccgagGAGGGATGccgcaggtggcggccggcatgatgggagcggctgtgaggcggcctgcgaggcagcgggggggggcgggaggAGGTCGGTGGAGCTTGAGGCaggggggccgtgctctcggatggctgagtcggcgcgttgccgcaaagcgtgtgtgccgcgctgcgtcgcaggACTCGGTGAGGCCTGTGGCCGgccggcggtgacgcggaGTGGAGTTTGGCTCGTGTATGGCAGAGAATGGGCACGTTGACGCACGGGGATGTGGAAAACTTCTTCATCCCTCCTGCCGTTTACTCGCTAACCACTGCGCTCTAGCGCTGCTGTACTTCGTGGATCCAGTGGCTTTGGTCCTCGGCCCACAGCGAAAATGTACATAGTGTGCTGTGTGTAAGAGCAGTCTTTCACGCTGTATGTGCGACGGagctacacacacgcgcaggaaGCTTTTCGTTGACTGTGCGCTACTCACGtaccttctctcttcctctcttgtTGTGGAGCTTCGGctatgtatgcgtgtgtgtgtgtgtgtggtgggggGGTTGTGCGGCCAGGTGCGACGGCTCATTTTAGCGTAGAGCTCGAACGACGCAGCGCAACTGTTTTTCGTTAGCGGTGAAAGTCAAAGCAACGCGTCCATCAAGAGCgcgaagcacacacgcacatctaAGCATACGTACAAAGTAGTGTCCGACCCATGCCCCTCTGCAAGACGTTTTCGCAGTCGGAGCGGGAGAAGCTCCGAAAGGATCGTAATGTACTGCCGCCGTTGAGCGACGGTCCGTTTGGGCCGTTCCCGAAAAAATGGAACCCGCGGGGGCGCGATGCGGCAAAGGCAACTGTGAGTACCAGCGTCAGCGTTTTGATGGCCAAGAAcaaagccgccgccgggcaaccggccgctgcggctgcgccgaAGGCAGCGCAAGCTGACATTCTCATCGGCCACACAGGCACGGGCGGGATGACGGTGAGCACCTTCAAAGGCACCGGCGGTGCGGACACGTCCCTAAGCAACGGGCGCTTCGGCGACCCGGCCGGCCCTGGCAAAGCTGGC encodes:
- a CDS encoding putative small nuclear RNA gene activation protein (SNAP) 50, translated to MTLRRIAHEVVGIPIEELRAVNEDPLASMPADAVLEPGTKVRLPVVLDYQGSPYGMALHLGSAEAQLQDCEALLDSLVSSWEGEYGSHSLECLPPRKVCSQTEAVLAKVHEEAIRQLPKVDAGLQRLGSRESKLPLLVEVGAIKAAERAIEESFQRAVAGLESFKKENEACGRVAPASLSSNDLTPASLHTKRDEGEDYCVLHTHRWEFAVHGVRSKEPREVWAVLSCQPLVALLDAIDCPATRDPLTTSRNAFFFIHGVFYIDDRHRAQADFVDLSEVIRGNDPLQDASSFHAPEHQGFSRCPVKSAAETAFKDLNIKMGESCLLRHCGGCDHYFFLSHARSLSGYPRKERHEFPHRVAKVRDQARRCLLCRLFPATIALYEDPLSPESPAFYCAVCFDLLHSGDTPEEAAQYQRREAKDFGEVYFKAT
- a CDS encoding putative katanin — translated: MFSVSEHRLPCDALYSRISASRSKPLVGFGGRDASIHVYPFMGYTRTAWLQGLSEPITALGFDPDQTSVVGGSDAGKLQMWDIGSEEVVRVFTRGHASTVTDIDVFRSGQFFATVSTDRILRIWDVRKSSGRQSYKDATAPLCAVQFSPNGRWVATGCARGIVRLYDLVAGKIVHKFELHTGAITSLHFHPDLYYLVVGSGDGTVSVWDLDSFETRFHSSSQHTPIDAVHFSGTRLLATSDHNLRIFDTSNLSDRTAVSLEAPWIMMGDVAYASATDEAWFVETAGATAMKCKLSLRDIRRPGEEAPRAAAAPPASALVPASPSQRVPVATLNSNSSIFADARKKPANGSRLSPMDSPAKTTENDMAEKELRAETSAPTASTLPRPAFSSGGPSFPPRSAPPSSAGDSELQMVQQLRHEHGTASTTLQRRLNTLRTVRTLWMQNQPEAMAHVRRLYDEGQEFGPLFDLLTVLQQPRMKEKLLTESIATFLDLVEIALKTDYEPLILLGLRTLRSISTKFRARMEEAQRRARASQSTGYNDPLGMSQHQRITQKLHNCCPVVFALAERCDGVGEEARAVLPDMPPPPRTQ
- a CDS encoding putative protein phosphatase, with the protein product MDTRCCTPPSIGGGDDLFLASCRHQLFVNEEDDHEVENTALEASVTLRPSDSFPRLSQSHASEETRPSDPLDTNVELPSPIRLPRSPRRAFQPIPINLPGDNCFGRTAFQGWPVEATASDGITSTPWRPPTTSGQPSAAPAAAPAAHASMAHLQTPEVQRTNYAVATPNMMGHLLYTPQISPVCQAWRTSLDTELDSVNTRWAADQLPSLTTLIDNALYVGGFPDSQTVPQLYALGIRHIVNCCAQDIRTAPEVAESFHLHYFESYDSEEYLILHRDYDAFAGLMSTILENGEKAFVHCIAGVNRSVVLCAAFLMDRLSLNPVEAVRVFRANGRMRILDNKGFRHQLIDHYLQSIEPQNARVGLL